In the Helianthus annuus cultivar XRQ/B chromosome 11, HanXRQr2.0-SUNRISE, whole genome shotgun sequence genome, one interval contains:
- the LOC110891200 gene encoding uncharacterized protein LOC110891200, whose protein sequence is MPLGLSSSNSRAYEVIDHLSPRLQTKPPAASTEAGKEPDDQSSSPVTGDVWKRLDAIVLQWIYGTISTDLLSTIIRPDSTAHYAWTALKSIFHDNQATRAVLLHQKFVNVKLDSFPSMAAYVQEVKVLSDQLANVGSPVTEHTLVIQLLTGLNEAYGGIASILQNTKPFPTFYEARSQLILEETTKANRVSHDTALNTSHQSSPPSLPSNPSPPPVHTYTRGRGRGRGRGHGRGRGRNPSPSWTPFSFSTMASIPVDCPPSTNFCRPIFSLVWIISHILLASSTLPLPHITTTSPYPSQRSTRSVRTTSSAAPNSTGLPCISHRLHTNGIRPSIQHFIFASSRQHLVHGYRCYMYYDA, encoded by the coding sequence ATGCCTCTTGGGCTGAGCTCTTCAAACTCCCGCGCTTATGAAGTCATCGATCACCTGTCTCCTCGCCTTCAAACCAAACCTCCTGCTGCATCCACAGAAGCAGGAAAAGAACCCGATGACCAGTCTTCATCCCCTGTCACTGGCGACGTTTGGAAAAGGCTTGACGCCATCGTTCTACAATGGATCTACGGAACCATATCGACCGATCTTCTCAGCACCATCATCCGTCCAGATTCAACGGCTCACTATGCATGGACTGCCCTGAAAAGCATCTTTCACGACAACCAGGCCACCCGGGCTGTGCTTCTCCATCAGAAGTTTGTTAATGTCAAACTTGACTCGTTTCCATCCATGGCTGCGTATGTTCAAGAAGTCAAGGTTCTGTCCGATCAACTGGCGAACGTTGGATCGCCGGTCACTGAACATACTCTTGTCATACAACTTCTTACTGGTTTGAATGAAGCATACGGTGGTATTGCCTCCATTTTACAAAATACCAAACCGTTTCCAACCTTTTACGAAGCGAGATCTCAACTCATTCTTGAAGAAACCACGAAGGCTAACCGGGTTTCTCATGACACAGCCTTAAATACCTCTCATCAATCCTCTCCTCCATCATTGCCGTCAAACCCCTCACCCCCTCCCGTTCACACCTACACCcgtggtcgtggtcgtggtcgCGGACGTGGTCACGGCCGTGGCCGGGGCAGAAACCCTTCCCCATCATGGACCCCTTTCTCCTTCTCCACAATGGCCTCAATACCCGTGGACTGCCCACCCTCAACCAACTTCTGCCGTCCAATCTTCTCCTTGGTTTGGATCATCTCCCACATACTTTTGGCCTCCTCCACCTTGCCCCTACCCCACATCACAACCACCTCGCCCTACCCCTCCCAACGCTCAACCAGGTCTGTTAGGACCACGTCCTCAGCAGCCCCAAACTCCACAGGCTTACCATGCATCAGCCACCGGTTACACACCAACGGAATTAGACCAAGCATTCAACACTTTATCTTTGCATCCTCCAGACAACACTTGGTACATGGATACCGGTGCTACATGTATTATGACGCATAA